Proteins found in one Nitratiruptor sp. SB155-2 genomic segment:
- a CDS encoding YtfJ family protein, with protein sequence MKKVFMLSIIACFLMALEIGTIPKRVVLEKDKGGTIDGSPFDTASMKGKVYLVIYSDPDKRDLNEPFFEKVKAKNFDRNRYTSIAIINMAATWIPNFLLNAILKAKQKKYPYTVYVKDNKKVLVHAWQLPDNDQVVMIFDQNGRVQYIGHGKLSQKEQERALHILEELINESH encoded by the coding sequence ATGAAAAAGGTTTTTATGCTTTCTATCATTGCATGTTTTTTGATGGCATTGGAGATAGGGACGATTCCCAAACGTGTCGTACTGGAAAAAGATAAAGGCGGTACAATTGATGGAAGCCCTTTTGATACGGCTTCAATGAAAGGGAAAGTCTACTTGGTCATATATTCGGATCCTGATAAAAGGGATCTGAATGAGCCCTTTTTTGAAAAGGTAAAAGCCAAAAATTTTGATAGGAACAGGTACACCTCCATCGCAATTATCAACATGGCTGCAACCTGGATTCCCAATTTTTTATTGAATGCCATATTGAAAGCAAAACAGAAGAAGTATCCATATACCGTATATGTCAAGGACAACAAGAAAGTTTTGGTTCATGCATGGCAACTGCCGGATAACGATCAAGTCGTGATGATTTTTGATCAAAATGGAAGGGTCCAGTATATCGGACATGGGAAATTGTCGCAAAAAGAGCAAGAGAGGGCCTTGCATATCTTAGAGGAGCTTATAAATGAGTCTCATTAA
- a CDS encoding urea transporter: MKQIIRLFPKSYISILFLREVKAGVILLLLSFLLPSVGFLGLVAIIATILFAELTGLREHYLKYGFYLYNSLLVGMGIGFYYEISILSIFLTSLLAILTFLLSFGLNRIFIHYALPILSLPFALVSLLFYLASLKYTTLLSNLLHRSPLIDVQLPFAPFFQSLGTIFFLPYSIAGAIIALIILYYSRILFFLAVSGYLFGIAVHSLFVPIPSAIHSLYNFNYILIAMAVGGVFLIPHIRSYLIAFTAVAASVVMIDAMEVFFNLYSLPVYTLPFNIITLLIILLTFGGGYIYFNHDIKGTPERSLEHFLSTLYRFGGKSRKIYLPFSGTWSVYQAFNDEWTHKGKWKYAYDFVIKKNGKTYRNDGHFLEDYYAYGASVLSPVNGYVVDIQNELPDNPIGSVDRLNNWGNYVIIRSLEGFYVEISHLMQHSIQVQIGEYVEAGDVIAKCGNSGYSPEPHIHIQVQEYPTLGSATLPFVFHEYIVNGKLFFYSLPNRGEEILAMPTDVSMKQRLTFILDEQFHYTVEKDGEKIDSFTITVKMNDKGEFYFEDEQLNRLYFYQTQRLFYFYNYEGKKSYLQLFFLLAPKIPFIRDNICYNDTLPLYLRYSPMKKMFAEFVIPFSYKLFFNRVEYCLKQLHIHSTFGMVQFSYYEKGFALLQSRSITIKKEPIEV; encoded by the coding sequence ATGAAACAGATTATTCGTCTTTTCCCAAAATCCTATATATCGATTCTATTCTTACGGGAAGTAAAAGCAGGAGTCATTCTCTTGCTTCTCTCTTTTTTACTTCCAAGTGTCGGTTTTTTAGGCTTGGTCGCTATCATTGCCACTATCTTGTTTGCGGAACTAACTGGATTGAGAGAACACTATCTCAAATATGGTTTTTATCTCTACAACTCTTTACTCGTCGGTATGGGAATAGGATTTTATTATGAGATATCTATACTATCAATATTTCTTACTTCATTACTAGCAATTTTGACATTTTTGCTATCCTTCGGCCTTAATCGTATATTCATCCATTACGCTTTACCGATTCTATCCTTACCTTTTGCCCTTGTAAGTCTTCTTTTCTATTTGGCTTCACTCAAATATACGACTCTGCTATCCAATCTGTTACATCGCTCACCACTCATCGATGTTCAACTCCCTTTTGCTCCTTTTTTTCAATCACTAGGCACAATTTTCTTTTTGCCATACTCCATCGCTGGTGCTATTATCGCCTTAATCATACTTTACTATTCACGAATTTTGTTTTTTTTGGCTGTCAGTGGATATCTTTTTGGTATAGCAGTCCATTCTCTTTTTGTTCCCATCCCAAGCGCTATACACTCTCTATACAATTTCAACTATATCCTTATAGCAATGGCCGTTGGAGGCGTCTTTTTGATTCCCCATATAAGAAGTTATCTTATTGCTTTTACGGCTGTCGCTGCATCGGTGGTTATGATTGACGCTATGGAAGTCTTTTTCAATCTCTATTCTTTACCAGTATATACACTTCCTTTTAATATTATCACCCTACTAATCATTCTTCTTACCTTTGGTGGAGGATATATCTATTTTAATCATGACATAAAAGGTACACCAGAGCGCTCATTGGAGCATTTTCTTTCTACACTGTACCGATTTGGAGGCAAGTCAAGAAAAATCTATCTTCCTTTTTCTGGAACATGGAGCGTGTACCAAGCTTTTAATGACGAATGGACCCATAAAGGGAAATGGAAATATGCATACGATTTTGTCATCAAAAAAAATGGAAAGACTTATCGAAATGATGGACATTTTCTAGAAGATTACTATGCTTATGGAGCATCCGTTCTTTCACCAGTGAACGGATATGTGGTCGATATACAAAATGAATTACCAGATAACCCTATTGGCTCTGTAGACAGGCTGAACAATTGGGGAAATTATGTCATCATTAGAAGTCTTGAAGGTTTTTATGTAGAAATTTCCCATCTCATGCAACACTCGATTCAGGTACAAATAGGTGAATATGTCGAAGCTGGTGATGTGATAGCAAAATGTGGTAATAGCGGCTACTCTCCTGAACCTCATATTCATATACAAGTCCAAGAATACCCGACATTGGGAAGTGCTACACTCCCTTTTGTATTTCATGAATATATCGTCAATGGCAAACTCTTTTTTTATAGTCTTCCAAATAGAGGTGAAGAGATTCTAGCAATGCCAACTGATGTAAGTATGAAACAGCGTTTAACATTCATTCTAGATGAACAATTCCACTATACAGTGGAAAAAGATGGAGAAAAAATCGATTCGTTCACTATTACTGTCAAAATGAATGATAAAGGGGAATTTTATTTTGAAGATGAACAATTGAACCGACTCTACTTCTATCAGACGCAAAGACTTTTTTATTTTTATAATTATGAAGGGAAAAAAAGTTATCTCCAGCTTTTTTTTCTGCTTGCTCCCAAAATTCCTTTCATAAGAGATAACATATGCTATAACGATACATTGCCACTCTATTTACGATATTCACCTATGAAAAAAATGTTTGCAGAGTTTGTCATACCGTTCTCTTACAAACTTTTTTTCAATAGAGTCGAATACTGTCTCAAGCAACTCCACATTCACTCCACATTTGGTATGGTACAATTCTCGTACTATGAAAAGGGATTTGCACTTCTGCAAAGCAGATCTATAACTATCAAAAAGGAACCAATTGAAGTATAA
- a CDS encoding diaminopimelate decarboxylase codes for MYQKPSIIKIDYTNTQKSGAFGNPLKTQKVRSEIDGVLVEELIKQYGSPLFVFSQNSIEEKYQEFKQAFTSRYPEVEFWWSYKTNYLDAICQIYHDLGSKAEVVSAFEYDKARRLGMPGKDIIFNGPYKPKEALKKAVQEGAKIHIDHWYEINDLESIADELGIEIPVAIRCNMNTGIYPQWSRFGFNIDNGEAYDAIERIYEGKKLYITGLHAHIGTFMLSAHAYAEETKKLIQLKNRISADFGYEVEYIDIGGGFASKNRLKGIYQPPEVVVPSPDEYAEAVTGAIFEYNEGNLPKLFLETGRALIDEAGYLLTSVFASKRLLDGKKSYIVDAGVNLLYTAFWYNFDIALDKRYEGLNEPSQINGPLCMNIDTIAENIMLPPLPRGSILSIWPVGAYNVTQSMQFIQYRPRVVLIDKEGSTHLIREADDLEYVREKEIPLK; via the coding sequence ATGTATCAAAAACCGAGCATAATCAAAATCGACTATACAAATACACAAAAATCGGGCGCTTTTGGAAATCCACTAAAAACACAAAAAGTACGTAGCGAAATCGATGGTGTTTTGGTAGAAGAGTTAATTAAACAATATGGCTCTCCTCTTTTTGTTTTTTCTCAAAATAGCATAGAAGAGAAATATCAAGAATTCAAACAAGCCTTTACATCCAGATACCCTGAAGTGGAGTTTTGGTGGAGCTATAAAACAAATTATCTCGATGCTATTTGCCAGATTTATCATGATCTTGGATCAAAAGCGGAAGTTGTCAGTGCTTTTGAATATGATAAAGCAAGAAGATTGGGTATGCCGGGTAAAGATATCATATTCAACGGTCCATATAAGCCGAAAGAGGCGCTGAAAAAGGCGGTACAGGAAGGAGCCAAAATTCATATCGATCACTGGTATGAGATAAACGACCTTGAATCAATCGCTGATGAACTAGGCATTGAGATACCCGTTGCAATACGGTGCAATATGAATACAGGTATCTATCCACAATGGAGCCGATTTGGTTTCAATATAGACAACGGGGAAGCATATGATGCGATAGAGCGCATCTATGAAGGGAAAAAACTCTACATTACAGGGCTACACGCTCATATCGGTACATTTATGCTTTCTGCGCATGCATATGCAGAAGAAACAAAAAAATTGATACAGTTAAAAAATAGAATTTCTGCCGATTTTGGATACGAAGTGGAATATATAGACATTGGCGGAGGATTCGCAAGCAAAAATAGACTTAAAGGTATCTATCAACCACCTGAAGTTGTCGTTCCATCACCTGATGAATATGCAGAAGCTGTAACTGGAGCGATTTTTGAATATAACGAAGGCAATCTTCCGAAACTCTTTTTAGAAACAGGAAGAGCCTTGATAGATGAAGCTGGCTATCTTTTAACATCCGTTTTCGCTTCTAAGCGGCTACTTGATGGGAAAAAATCGTATATTGTCGATGCCGGTGTCAATCTCTTGTACACTGCGTTTTGGTACAATTTCGACATCGCTTTGGATAAACGCTATGAAGGTTTAAATGAACCATCACAAATCAATGGACCTTTATGTATGAATATCGATACAATTGCTGAAAATATCATGCTTCCTCCATTGCCTCGTGGTTCTATTCTCTCTATTTGGCCCGTAGGTGCATACAATGTCACCCAATCAATGCAATTTATTCAATATCGTCCACGAGTTGTCTTGATCGATAAAGAGGGCTCAACACATCTCATCAGGGAAGCAGATGATTTAGAATATGTTCGAGAAAAAGAGATTCCTCTCAAGTAA
- a CDS encoding copper resistance system multicopper oxidase: MQRRDFLRSSALFGLIAVTPALAKQDIGEHQPTQLLEGNEFDLHIKKTWVRFGDKPVIATTVNDMLPAPTLKWKKGDFVTIHVTNHLDEPTSLHWHGIILPYTMDGVPGVSYPGIMPGERFTYRFKVEQNGTYWYHSHSGFQEQTGLHGAIVIDDDIDADRDYVVGFHDWSDEDPDTIYRKLKLQSGYYNFQKRTVFDFAKEVQQFGFAKALQRRAMWNKMRMDDRDLSDVTAYTYTYCINEHTNKNPAHFFFKPGEKVRLRLINQSAMSYFDVRIPGLKMKVVAADGVPVEPVEVDDLRIAVAESYDVLVCPTQEAYTIFAQSIDRYGYVYGILSTSPQKRAPIPESYPYEPLSMVDMGMAMDGMKMNHMKKKMAHTTKIPKTPLPMKKGIAWTMEAKGARYRLDDPGVGLRSVQRKVLTYADLHTPNIENRFPDREIQLHLTGNMERYIWAINGIPYYESKPLQFRYGERLRITFINDTMMNHPMHLHGMWSDIEKADGKILRKHTVNVQPGSKLSMRINVDATGRWVFHCHLLYHMGGMFREVKVLS; encoded by the coding sequence ATGCAACGCAGAGATTTTTTGCGAAGTAGTGCACTCTTTGGTCTTATCGCTGTCACTCCTGCTCTTGCAAAACAGGATATCGGAGAGCATCAGCCAACACAACTCCTTGAAGGAAACGAATTTGATCTGCATATTAAAAAGACGTGGGTACGTTTTGGCGACAAGCCTGTTATAGCAACCACGGTTAACGATATGTTGCCGGCTCCCACGCTGAAATGGAAAAAGGGTGATTTTGTTACGATTCACGTGACGAACCATCTTGATGAGCCTACCTCTTTGCATTGGCACGGTATCATCTTACCCTATACGATGGATGGAGTACCGGGTGTGAGTTATCCTGGGATTATGCCAGGAGAACGCTTTACGTATCGGTTCAAGGTAGAGCAAAACGGTACCTACTGGTATCACTCTCACAGCGGTTTTCAAGAACAGACCGGTTTACACGGGGCAATCGTGATTGATGACGATATAGATGCCGATAGAGACTATGTGGTAGGTTTTCACGACTGGAGTGACGAAGATCCAGATACCATATATAGAAAGCTAAAACTTCAAAGCGGATACTACAATTTTCAAAAAAGAACAGTTTTCGATTTTGCAAAAGAGGTACAGCAGTTTGGATTTGCCAAAGCTTTGCAAAGACGAGCAATGTGGAACAAGATGCGTATGGATGATAGAGATCTTTCTGATGTGACTGCCTATACGTATACCTACTGCATCAACGAACATACAAACAAAAATCCAGCCCATTTTTTCTTTAAGCCTGGTGAGAAGGTTCGTTTAAGACTGATCAACCAATCGGCAATGAGCTATTTTGATGTAAGAATTCCCGGATTGAAGATGAAGGTTGTGGCTGCAGATGGCGTGCCCGTTGAACCGGTCGAGGTGGATGATCTTCGCATCGCGGTGGCTGAAAGTTATGATGTATTGGTTTGTCCAACGCAAGAAGCCTATACCATTTTTGCTCAAAGTATCGATCGGTATGGGTATGTGTATGGAATCTTGAGCACTTCACCTCAAAAAAGAGCTCCTATACCAGAGTCCTATCCGTATGAACCTCTCTCTATGGTGGATATGGGTATGGCTATGGATGGGATGAAAATGAATCATATGAAGAAAAAAATGGCTCATACAACAAAGATTCCAAAGACCCCTTTGCCTATGAAAAAGGGAATTGCTTGGACGATGGAGGCAAAGGGTGCAAGGTATAGACTTGATGATCCAGGAGTTGGATTAAGAAGCGTTCAAAGAAAAGTTTTAACCTACGCTGATCTGCATACGCCAAATATCGAAAACAGATTTCCAGATCGTGAGATCCAATTGCACTTAACAGGCAATATGGAGCGCTATATCTGGGCAATAAACGGGATTCCTTACTACGAATCAAAACCTTTGCAGTTTCGTTATGGTGAAAGACTGCGAATAACGTTTATCAATGATACGATGATGAATCATCCGATGCATCTTCATGGTATGTGGAGTGATATCGAAAAAGCAGATGGAAAAATTTTGCGAAAACACACCGTCAATGTGCAGCCGGGCAGTAAACTGAGTATGCGCATCAATGTGGATGCAACTGGGCGATGGGTTTTTCATTGCCATCTACTGTATCACATGGGTGGGATGTTTCGAGAAGTAAAGGTGCTCTCATGA
- a CDS encoding copper resistance protein B, which yields MKNFVVLLFLVTGMFAGGGDIFRYQMLVDQFEASSQGKPSWDASFFIGYDANKIYLYSEGDSKEQENEIVFSHAITPFFDLQIGMEHDMKDKGATFGEITLMGLAPYFIETRTKLLFGEGGVGIDFDFEYETLFTQRLILNSRIESRIFSKDIEKAGIFQGLNDITVGFRLRYEIQREFAPYIGYSVTRNFGGLKREEGKVKDRFVTGIRFWF from the coding sequence ATGAAAAATTTTGTTGTATTGCTGTTCCTGGTTACGGGCATGTTTGCTGGAGGCGGAGATATCTTTCGATATCAGATGCTAGTCGATCAGTTTGAAGCCTCATCACAAGGAAAACCTTCTTGGGATGCCAGTTTTTTTATAGGGTATGATGCGAATAAGATCTATCTGTATAGCGAGGGAGATAGTAAAGAGCAGGAAAACGAGATCGTCTTTTCCCATGCCATTACCCCATTTTTCGATCTACAAATTGGAATGGAACACGATATGAAAGACAAAGGAGCCACTTTTGGTGAAATTACCCTTATGGGACTGGCTCCTTACTTTATTGAAACGAGAACAAAACTGCTTTTTGGTGAAGGAGGTGTGGGAATTGATTTTGATTTTGAATATGAAACGCTCTTTACGCAAAGACTCATTTTAAATTCAAGAATCGAGAGCAGGATCTTTAGCAAAGATATTGAAAAAGCTGGCATTTTTCAAGGACTCAATGACATAACCGTTGGTTTTCGATTGCGTTATGAAATACAAAGAGAGTTTGCTCCCTATATTGGATATTCTGTTACTAGAAATTTTGGTGGTTTGAAAAGAGAAGAGGGCAAAGTGAAAGATCGATTTGTTACCGGCATTCGGTTTTGGTTTTAG
- a CDS encoding ATP-grasp domain-containing protein has product MKIAISGLNNSDNPAPGIGVAKSLLQYPLIGLSYDPTEPGIYQDIFEHVYLMPYPSLGFEALKERLEYIKEKSEIDILLPTLDAELPQIIKYQNVLQNLGISTCVPTTEQFELREKKNLQKLCQQIDIKHPFTIEIASLDDLINATKTIGFPLFIKGNYYKAYRANSLDEAIEYFYKISHEWGFPLLVQSIVNGEEINYVGVAKHGQLLGGVGIKKLTTTDLGKVWSAVSINNKTLLESVQKFVQETNWHGPFEFEAIYSTNEIYLIEINPRFPAWTYFATQLGINLPQMVIDIISNHPIEPKLTYPEQKMYMRYVEEKVCDFSLFSKLIQNSEL; this is encoded by the coding sequence ATGAAGATAGCCATCAGTGGTCTGAATAATTCCGACAATCCAGCACCAGGAATTGGAGTTGCCAAGAGTCTTTTACAATATCCTCTCATAGGACTAAGCTATGATCCTACAGAACCGGGTATCTACCAAGATATCTTTGAACATGTCTACTTGATGCCCTATCCTTCGCTAGGTTTTGAAGCACTGAAAGAGAGACTTGAATATATCAAAGAAAAAAGTGAGATCGATATACTCCTTCCCACTCTCGATGCGGAACTTCCACAAATCATCAAATACCAAAATGTTTTACAAAACTTGGGTATTTCTACATGCGTTCCGACCACTGAACAGTTTGAATTGAGAGAAAAGAAAAACCTTCAAAAATTGTGTCAACAAATCGATATCAAACATCCTTTCACGATCGAAATCGCCTCTTTGGATGATCTGATCAATGCAACAAAAACTATCGGCTTTCCTCTTTTTATTAAAGGAAATTACTATAAAGCCTACAGAGCCAATAGTTTGGATGAGGCGATCGAATACTTTTATAAAATATCACATGAATGGGGTTTTCCTCTGCTTGTACAAAGCATTGTCAATGGTGAAGAGATCAATTACGTAGGCGTTGCCAAACATGGTCAACTCCTAGGGGGCGTAGGCATTAAAAAATTGACTACGACGGATCTTGGAAAAGTATGGAGTGCAGTAAGCATCAACAATAAAACACTTCTTGAGAGTGTACAAAAATTTGTTCAAGAGACAAATTGGCATGGTCCATTTGAGTTCGAGGCTATTTATAGTACAAACGAGATCTATCTGATAGAGATCAATCCCCGTTTCCCAGCATGGACCTATTTCGCAACCCAGCTTGGCATCAATTTGCCTCAGATGGTTATCGATATTATTTCCAACCATCCAATAGAGCCAAAACTCACCTATCCCGAACAAAAAATGTATATGCGGTATGTAGAAGAGAAAGTGTGCGACTTTTCTCTTTTTAGCAAACTCATACAAAACAGCGAACTGTAA
- a CDS encoding outer membrane beta-barrel protein: protein MSYFQKIVPLSLVVAMSLPAFASELEELKAQMKKMQERILELEMKQQKQEERSQTMLEELGTIQSEGWFQTVDTSKSHSGLGSAASKVYYTQNPLSIGGYGELYWADSSGQKAITDVYRFVPYIGYKFNDWIVLNSELEFEHGGEEVAIEFLYLDFLLSENLNVRVGNQLVPVGLVNQKHEPTLFPTVLRPETETYIIPSTWSETGVIAYGKIGKSDFDYHIGIINALNANNADAVASGKKWIRNGRWGSANKATMQKLALTGRLDYSGVEGLTVGGSFYYGSGSNAKTNVPDTSLFIYDLHAMYQKDAFMFRGLFTQAFLDNAKNIAPSAPKKAQGYYLNAEYDVLSLVGSSFRLPVFIQYENYNPVKETANGQNEMNDIENWTFGFNFYPHEQVVLKADYQIKDNNDGSDKVDTVSLGLGFIF, encoded by the coding sequence ATGTCATATTTTCAAAAAATTGTTCCTTTATCATTGGTAGTTGCCATGAGTCTACCTGCATTCGCTTCAGAACTGGAGGAGCTCAAAGCCCAAATGAAAAAGATGCAAGAGCGAATTTTGGAACTTGAGATGAAACAGCAAAAGCAGGAAGAACGTTCCCAAACGATGCTCGAAGAGCTTGGAACGATTCAAAGTGAAGGGTGGTTTCAGACGGTGGATACATCAAAAAGTCATAGTGGACTGGGTTCAGCTGCATCAAAAGTCTACTACACGCAAAACCCTCTGTCAATTGGTGGATATGGAGAGTTATACTGGGCGGATAGCAGTGGGCAAAAGGCAATAACTGATGTGTATCGTTTTGTTCCCTATATCGGTTATAAATTTAATGATTGGATCGTTTTGAACAGTGAGCTGGAGTTTGAACATGGTGGCGAGGAAGTCGCAATAGAGTTTTTGTATCTTGACTTTTTATTGAGTGAAAATCTTAATGTGCGAGTAGGAAACCAGCTTGTTCCTGTAGGGCTTGTAAACCAAAAGCATGAGCCAACGCTCTTTCCTACTGTTTTGCGTCCAGAAACAGAAACGTATATCATCCCAAGCACTTGGAGTGAAACCGGTGTCATAGCCTACGGGAAAATTGGCAAGAGCGATTTTGACTACCATATTGGTATCATCAATGCTTTGAATGCCAACAATGCAGATGCCGTAGCGTCAGGAAAAAAATGGATACGAAACGGTCGGTGGGGCTCGGCAAATAAAGCGACGATGCAAAAACTTGCTCTTACCGGACGACTTGATTATAGTGGTGTAGAAGGTTTGACGGTAGGAGGGTCCTTTTATTATGGAAGCGGTTCAAACGCAAAAACAAATGTACCTGATACTTCCTTGTTTATTTATGATCTGCACGCGATGTATCAAAAAGATGCTTTTATGTTTCGAGGGCTTTTTACACAAGCTTTTTTGGATAATGCCAAAAATATAGCACCTTCTGCACCTAAAAAAGCGCAAGGATACTATCTCAATGCGGAATATGATGTTTTAAGTTTGGTAGGTTCTTCCTTTCGTCTTCCAGTTTTCATACAATATGAAAACTATAATCCCGTCAAAGAGACAGCCAATGGGCAAAACGAGATGAATGATATTGAAAACTGGACGTTTGGTTTCAATTTTTATCCACATGAGCAAGTGGTTTTGAAAGCAGATTATCAGATAAAGGACAATAATGATGGCAGTGACAAAGTCGATACGGTTTCCCTCGGGCTTGGCTTCATTTTCTAA
- a CDS encoding PqqD family protein: protein MLIDEIVFNDKEMGFIPSIGVSFQINETGKKIIEKFKEGKSKKAIAQELSQEYDVPWQEVYIDVEDFLQKTKIYGLIQ, encoded by the coding sequence ATGTTGATCGATGAAATCGTTTTTAACGACAAAGAAATGGGGTTTATTCCAAGTATCGGTGTATCGTTTCAAATTAATGAAACCGGAAAAAAAATTATTGAAAAATTCAAAGAGGGAAAAAGTAAAAAAGCTATAGCGCAAGAACTTTCTCAAGAATATGATGTTCCTTGGCAGGAAGTTTATATCGATGTGGAAGACTTTTTGCAAAAAACAAAAATTTATGGATTAATCCAATGA
- a CDS encoding FAD:protein FMN transferase: MRVKTILMLFFFFLSLLSAPIHREQVAMGTFAFITLDQKYSFATSIFFQTLKQVESSLSSFPNGLVYRLNHHRCIQKDPIVQDAIEKSLYYYKRSDGYFDITIGSLTKQLFGFGTPQEKIPTIKDLKKATLGVDGIHMDQNSICLDKGIMIDLGGMGKGYAIDLAATRLKKMGVQQAVFGLSGDIRCLGQCQIKVQNPFESETVATIRSSSKDFAVSTSGTYRRYIKDTRYNHLIDPKRRRSQKSIASVTLAGSRQNAFLDAMATAIGVMPLDKALMLAHSLKNIDYLIILKNGTMIKHGKSISITKPTGFILFPSTVSAYIHLLRQTEK, from the coding sequence ATGCGTGTAAAAACCATATTGATGCTCTTTTTTTTCTTTCTTTCACTCCTCTCGGCACCCATACACAGAGAACAGGTAGCCATGGGCACTTTTGCATTTATCACTCTTGATCAAAAATACTCTTTTGCAACGTCTATCTTTTTCCAAACTCTCAAACAAGTAGAATCTTCCCTCTCCTCTTTCCCAAATGGACTTGTATACAGACTCAACCATCACCGCTGTATTCAAAAAGATCCAATAGTACAAGATGCCATAGAAAAAAGTTTGTACTACTATAAACGAAGCGATGGCTACTTTGATATTACAATCGGATCTCTAACAAAACAACTTTTTGGTTTCGGCACTCCTCAAGAGAAAATCCCAACAATTAAAGATCTCAAAAAGGCAACTCTTGGCGTAGATGGTATTCATATGGATCAAAATAGCATTTGCCTGGATAAAGGCATCATGATAGACCTCGGTGGCATGGGAAAGGGATACGCTATCGACCTTGCGGCAACGAGACTCAAGAAAATGGGTGTTCAACAAGCAGTTTTTGGCCTCAGTGGCGACATTCGCTGTCTTGGACAATGTCAAATTAAAGTACAAAACCCTTTTGAATCTGAAACTGTAGCCACCATTCGATCGAGCTCAAAAGATTTTGCAGTATCGACCAGCGGAACGTATAGGCGCTATATCAAAGATACCCGTTACAATCACCTCATAGATCCCAAAAGAAGAAGATCACAAAAATCGATCGCTTCGGTTACATTGGCAGGGAGTCGACAAAACGCATTTTTAGACGCAATGGCCACAGCAATCGGTGTTATGCCTCTGGATAAAGCATTGATGCTTGCACATTCTCTCAAAAACATCGATTATCTCATAATCTTGAAAAACGGTACGATGATAAAACATGGTAAAAGTATTTCCATTACCAAACCTACCGGTTTTATCCTTTTTCCTTCAACCGTATCAGCATATATACACTTACTGCGACAAACTGAAAAGTAA
- a CDS encoding FMN-binding protein, with product MAVTKSIRFPSGLASFSKMLLFFVLSVHAMYAKGIDIASILLLSCPDAKKVEKKTLLLDKQQFLAVQKLAKKRIKSKVVRYYQAMNGQKRLCTAIVLSQKVRTKKAAILYIIDEHGTLKQIEILAFAEPPEYKPKKSWIKLVEGKSLQEPLRVGRDVPKITGATMSARSVVDGARIALAIYEIAIKGK from the coding sequence ATGGCAGTGACAAAGTCGATACGGTTTCCCTCGGGCTTGGCTTCATTTTCTAAAATGCTACTATTTTTCGTTTTATCTGTTCATGCTATGTATGCAAAAGGAATCGATATAGCTTCGATCCTTTTGCTCTCTTGTCCAGATGCGAAAAAAGTAGAGAAAAAGACACTTTTACTGGATAAACAGCAGTTTCTTGCCGTACAAAAGTTGGCAAAAAAAAGAATCAAATCCAAAGTTGTTCGATACTATCAAGCCATGAATGGACAAAAACGTCTCTGTACAGCTATAGTGCTTTCTCAGAAAGTTCGAACCAAAAAAGCGGCTATTTTATATATCATAGATGAACATGGAACTTTAAAACAGATTGAGATTCTTGCTTTTGCTGAGCCTCCTGAATACAAACCAAAAAAGAGCTGGATCAAACTGGTAGAAGGAAAGAGTTTGCAAGAGCCTTTGAGAGTTGGAAGGGATGTTCCAAAAATCACCGGAGCGACGATGTCGGCTAGAAGCGTTGTTGACGGGGCAAGAATCGCTTTGGCGATATATGAAATTGCCATAAAAGGGAAATGA